The genomic interval AGGCTTTCCTTCACATGTTGCAGGTTCTATCTTAGTTGGTTACTTTTGTTTCTGATCGCTGACTTTTGGACCCATTAAGAAGGATTTAGTCAGATCATTATTGATGAAATTCTATAATCTTTTTTGTTGCTTGAAGAAACTGATTTTCTCCACCCAAATTGTTCAGATACTATCGATCTCTTCCACCTGTGTGCAAGACCTATGGAGTGGCCTGCTTGATGACCACATCGGCATTCCATCTGGGACTTATCCAATATCACAACATATCATTAGAATATGGTCTCGTACTAAAACATTTTCAGGTAATTAGTTGCCAATTTGTAGAAATCCAAGAGCTCAAATTCATGACTTCTCATTGGATTGTGAAAAACCACCATATTTGTTCATACTCATGCGCAGGTTTGGAGGCTTATCAcgaatttcttctttcttgggCCATTTTCGATTCCCTTTGCATTTCGGCTGATAATAATGTAAGATATCTAACTCTGTCTACCCTCTGGAATCATATCAAATATATGATGCATTTTGGTGAGCGGGctaggaggaaaaaaaaaacctttgggATAACCATTGGTGATTAAACTTATCCATAAGAAAGTAGGCTTTAAATGATGATCAACATGATTCTAAGCCATTATTCTCCTAATTTAAGCATAGAACACTAGTAGTGAGCTCaacaaagttaaattttaaCCAAATAATAGCTAAGGTGCAAAATAAAGTACAACAATGAGCTCAacaaatgaacaataattttaacttcAAATTATATCACTCGCCGAATTTGTTAAACCAAATGGgctggccaaatattattttttgacgGGTTCTCTCTCTCCGTATGAGTTGGGATGGGTATTTGAAACCCGGACGTTGCCACCAGCCTCATGTGATCACTAGGAGGATTTTGAGGGCCAAATACAGTGACTTGACCAATTAATAGTCAGTTGATACATAAATTGGCTCTTTTgctaatgtaattttttatgctCATAATATTGGCTGTATTTGGTTCAGCTTTGAATCTGCAGTCTTGCCTTCATGATTCATTACATTTTTTCAccatacattttcttttcttccagtGCATTGTTTAGCTGTTCAGATGAACTAGTAGAACGagtacatataattaaaataaatgaaaagattaaaattaatattttaatagaataatgaataatttgtTGAGCctgttatttgatattattaaaaagtggctatttaaatttgtaaaagtgaattttttagtcaaattttggctaaagTTTGTTGAACCCACTGCTAGTATACTAAGTACTGTTGGGAATGAttagagaaaaaggaaaaaaaaaagaatcaattacacacacacactatatatatatatatatatatatatatatatatatatatatatatatattatatatacaaaatttatgtAATTCGACAATGTATCTATATCTAGAGAGCGgcagatgattttatttcagatGATAAGTAAATACATGAGTGCAGCAGTACGGTGGTCATACATaggaaaatataatatataataagaaaaaaaatatttataatcatgaaTTGTATAATCATttcgtaattgttttgaaaaaaatgaaaaaaacatgtaatctatatgaaaaaaattaattttttaataataaatcctattcttttttaaaattattacacaTATTTACGTATTtcataattgtatataaaattacttatataataAACCCTAAACAACGGGTCGGGACGAATTAAGTCCAAACGGgtcaaaaaaattttccaaCCCTTAGACTCTGACGAGGCTTGCATGATCACTCCGAGTTGGGCCTATCAACCCAAACCTCTCCAATCCATAAGTCAGGTCtcattgaaaatttatgaaaaattcacAATAGATTCTTGTCAAATTGGGTTATCAATTAACTGGTCCCATAAACACAAGCAAGCTAGCTCCACACAAAGGCCCAACAATAAGCATGCATATCTTTTTTAATCACTATAATTTGGTTGTAAGAGTAGCAAAAAAGgttgtataaatatcattattcaaaaaCTTAAAGCAGTACTTTAATTATCACGTTGATTTTTATAGAGCGAAATATGGTGTTGCACTCGAGAGAGGGCCCTTCGACAAGAGAACCGCAGACTTTGTATGGATGCTGATCTTCGGAGCGCTATCACTTCTAGTAAGTCATAGCAATCATCTTCATAGCAATcatctatgcatgcatgcatgcatgatttctctctctttttttcgtCCAATAACATTTACTTAACCATTCTCTCggccaaacgcaaccttaacgAATATCTTCCAGAACTATTTACTCAGAATTAAGTCAAACAGAACATATATGCTAAGAAGATAGCATGAAAATAACGACAATGGTACTGTTACTTGATCTTATTAGGTGATGGCTGCTGTTCCATATCTTTCGCCTCGATTCTTGGGAACTTCCCTAGTATTTATGATGGTCTATGTCTGGGGCCGTGAGTTCCCCAACGCGCGCATAAGCATCTATGGTGTTGTTTCATTGAAGGTAATGAATTATGCTATTATGCTTTTATCTTCTACCAGCTGCTGTGTTTTTAGTTTTACCACAAAGAAACTTTTCTTTATTCGTGGAATAATATGTACTCCTTGTGTTTTTTTTGCTGTACATAGGCTTTGTCTTTGAGATCAAGCCTCTTTGTTTTTCATAGCCTTTGATGTGGGTCTACTTATGTTGTTTGCTCATACAGATCAAAATAGCTTTAGGATTATCTTGAACTTCCCTTTTTAAGCTTCAGCACCCTTAAAATCTTCAACTTCCTCTCAACTATTCCTGGCCTACATAATTATTAACCAAATAGCAACGTACATTATACATCTTAATTATCCAGCTCtgcctttctctctctccttctcttttcagggaaaaaaagacacaaaaatTGTCAATTTTGGCAATTACCCTCTCCCAAACTTATATCAAAAGTTTACAATATGTCCCATTTtccctaaaaagaaaaattacccCAAAAAttcgtaaaaaaataaaataaaatacccctagtaaattaaacaatttaaaatttgtttaaaaaataaaataataatttttttgaaaaatataaaatagaatattttatcttctttttctgtttggtttttttttttttttgagttttttttaaaggatcTTTATGTCAAATTTAGAGGGGTACATTGAATTATTAAAACTATAATTTGGTACGTACTTTAAGTAGGTGATTGTCGAAACTAATACGTACTTGTGATTGCAAATCGGGTGATAGTTTAATGAGGTgtttgtgcatatatatatcatctttaaatttttttcttattttcttttttgtctaaACCAATCTAGTTTTGAATGCAATCTTAGAAGTATTAAGATTATGTCAtatcacttatttttcattaatcatAACAATTAAATCTTGACTCTTTTGTTTCAAATTGGAGGATTAAATGAGAAATTAACTTTGatgttttcatataaaatccacAAAATGCAAAGATTAATCTCAGTGgcttattttaattaatttctttttaattgatTACCCTACAGGGATTCTATCTTCCATGGGCAATGCTAGCACTGGACTTGATATTCGGAAAACCTTTGATGCCAGACATGCTAGGGATAGCTGTGGGACATTTGCACTACTTCCTAACAGTGCTTCATCCTCTTTCCGGGGGAAAGTTCATCTTGAAGACCCCTCTTTGGGTGTATCCTTTCTCCTTTCTTTATTTAGTTTCACCTCAAAAAGCTCTTAAACCCATGATCATTTTCGAAATTTTTTGTTCACTAATTTTCCTGGTAGCTAGATTCTAGGACAAATCACGAGTTCCTCAAACAAGTGGAGGATTTCACCAACCCGGCCAGTAATATATATACCAGTAGTACTGTGTTTGTGTCAAGGGACATCGATCATTAGTGTTTTTACATGATCAAAATTAGCACTTTGTTCctgaaatgattttgttttcctAAACAAAATTTCCAGTCACAAACTAGTTGCATTTTGGGGTGAGGGAACACAAATAAATTCCCCTGTGCAGCGTGATCCCTCAGCCAGTATTG from Juglans microcarpa x Juglans regia isolate MS1-56 chromosome 4S, Jm3101_v1.0, whole genome shotgun sequence carries:
- the LOC121263069 gene encoding derlin-1.1-like; the encoded protein is MSTPAEYYRSLPPVCKTYGVACLMTTSAFHLGLIQYHNISLEYGLVLKHFQVWRLITNFFFLGPFSIPFAFRLIIIAKYGVALERGPFDKRTADFVWMLIFGALSLLVMAAVPYLSPRFLGTSLVFMMVYVWGREFPNARISIYGVVSLKGFYLPWAMLALDLIFGKPLMPDMLGIAVGHLHYFLTVLHPLSGGKFILKTPLWVHKLVAFWGEGTQINSPVQRDPSASIAFRGRSYRLNGSRTSRSSSTATDQAGTDSSAQQPAGRGDGSVAFRGRSYRLNGRQM